A stretch of Argiope bruennichi chromosome 10, qqArgBrue1.1, whole genome shotgun sequence DNA encodes these proteins:
- the LOC129989170 gene encoding probable small nuclear ribonucleoprotein E, translating into MSYKTGQKVQKVMVQPINLIFRFLQNKSKIQVWLYENVTTRIEGHIIGFDEYMNLVLDDAEEIVMKTQERKMLGRVLLKGENITLLMNTEKPKPSTSG; encoded by the exons ATGTCGTATAAAACAGGACAGAAGGTCCAAAAAGTTATGGTCCAGCCTATT AACCTTATTTTTAGGTTTTTACAAAAT aaatcGAAGATTCAGGTGTGGCTATATGAAAATGTCACAACTAGGATTGAAGGACATATAATT GGGTTTGATGAATATATGAACCTAGTCTTGGATGATGCAGAAGAAATTGTCATGAAAACTCAAGAAAGGAAGATGTTGG gtCGTGTTCTACTGAAAGGTGAAAATATTACCTTGCTCATGAATACTGAGAAACCCAAGCCTTCAACATCTGGATAA